In the Caballeronia sp. M1242 genome, AGCATATCGACGCCGTCTGGGCCGCCGACGACGACATGATGATCGGCGTGCTGAAGGCGATCGATCAGGCGCACCGCACGGATATCAAGGAAGTGTTCGGCGGCGCGGGATCGAAGGAAGCGGTCAAGCGCATCATGGACGGCGACCAGCGCGTGAAGGCGGACGTCTCGTACTCGCCGAAGTTCATCTATGACGCGATCAAGCTCACGGCCGAAGCGCGCCTGAAGGGCGACAAGCTGCCGCCGACGACCATCATTCCTTCGGTGCTCATCACGAAGGACAACGCAAAGCAGTTCTATTTCCCGAACTCGCCGTTCTGAGTGCACAGCCGGTCACGCTGAACGGCGCTGACCGGCGTTTCTAACGAGGCGAAAGATGAAGACCATCAAAGGCCCGGCGATTTTTCTCGCGCAATTCATGGGCGGGGAAGCGCCGTTCGACACGCTCGCCAGTCTTGCGTCGTGGGCGGCGGGACTCGGCTACAAGGGCATTCAGGTGCCCGCCGATCCGCGCCTGATCGACCTGGAGAAAGCCGCATCGACCGATGCCTATTGCGACGAGATCCGCCGCACGGTCGAGGATGCGGGCGTTGTCATCACCGAATTGTCGACGCATTTGCAGGGGCAGTTGGTCGCGGTGCATCCCGCTTACGACACGCTCTTCGACGGCTTCGCCGCGCCGCATGTGCGCGGCAATCCGCAGGCGCGCACCGAATGGGCGATATCGCAGTTGAAGCACGCGGCGGCGGCATCGAAGCGGCTGGGTTTGAGTGCGCACGTGACGTTCTCCGGCGCGCTCGCATGGCCGTACGTGTATCCGTGGCCGCAGCGCCCGGCGGGTCTCGTCGAAGCCGCGTTCGATGAATTGGCCACGCGCTGGCGTCCGATTCTCGATGAGTTCGACCGCGCGGGCATCGACGTGTGCTACGAGTTGCATCCCGGCGAAGACCTGCACGACGGCGTGACGTTCGAGCGTTTTCTCGCGGCCGTGAACGATCATCCTCGCGCGAACATCCTCTACGATCCTAGTCACTTCGTCCTGCAGCAACTGGACTATCTCGCGTTCATCGACATCTATCACGCGCGCATCAAGGCGTTTCATGTGAAGGACGCGGAGTTCCGGCCGAATGGGCGGCAAGGCGTGTACGGCGGCTACTCGGGATGGGTGGAGCGCGCGGGGCGTTTCCGGTCGCTCGGCGACGGCCAGATCGACTTCAAGGCGATCTTCTCGAAGATGGCCCAATACGACTTTCCCGGCTGGGCCGTGCTGGAATGGGAATGCGCGTTGAAGCATCCGGAAGACGGCGCGCGGGAAGGCGCGACGTTCATTCGCGATCACATTATCCGCGTGGCCGAGCATGCGTTCGACGACTTCGCGGGCAGCGGCGCGAGCCGTGAGCAAATGCGCGATGTGCTCGGCATTGGGAGCAAAGCAGGAGAAAAGCGATGAGGCGCGTGCGGCTCGGCATGGTCGGCGGCGGCGAGGGCGCGTTTATCGGCGCGGTGCATCGCATGGCGGCGCGGCTCGATGATCGCTATGAGTTGCTGGCGGGCGCGTTGTCGTCCGATCCGCAGCGCGCGGCGGCGAGCGCTGCGGCCATCGGCTTGCCGCGCAGCTACGACGATTATCGTGAGATGGCGCGCGTCGAAGCGAGCCGCG is a window encoding:
- a CDS encoding sugar phosphate isomerase/epimerase, with the translated sequence MKTIKGPAIFLAQFMGGEAPFDTLASLASWAAGLGYKGIQVPADPRLIDLEKAASTDAYCDEIRRTVEDAGVVITELSTHLQGQLVAVHPAYDTLFDGFAAPHVRGNPQARTEWAISQLKHAAAASKRLGLSAHVTFSGALAWPYVYPWPQRPAGLVEAAFDELATRWRPILDEFDRAGIDVCYELHPGEDLHDGVTFERFLAAVNDHPRANILYDPSHFVLQQLDYLAFIDIYHARIKAFHVKDAEFRPNGRQGVYGGYSGWVERAGRFRSLGDGQIDFKAIFSKMAQYDFPGWAVLEWECALKHPEDGAREGATFIRDHIIRVAEHAFDDFAGSGASREQMRDVLGIGSKAGEKR